One Qiania dongpingensis genomic window carries:
- a CDS encoding elongation factor G — MDTVVGMLAHVDAGKTTLTEAMLYEAGMIRKRGRVDRGDAFLDSSRIERERGITVFSRQAALDFGGRSFILLDTPGHVDFAGEMERVLDILDYGILVVDGNAGIQGHTKTIWRLLKKKGLPVFLFINKMDREGIGEKAILKQLETAFGAGFVPASLAAAEDGQIRFSEEMKEEITSLEDEVLEEYLEGKISELRWLEIFRRQIRERLAYPCLFGAALSGDGVPELLSLLAACTDQKEESPDFGAKVYKILHDDQGNRITFLRLTGGMLHVKDIIRFKGEKEEEKVNQIRLYSGDRYQTVQEIRAGTVAGVTGLTRTRPGQGLGYEEDGGPYLLCPVMAVQVLVKDGTDSLTALKYLHILEEEEPGLAIRYQRETGEIQASVMGTVQLEILKALIMERFHMEIEFGPCRVLYQETIAGPVMGYGHYEPLRHYAEVHLLLRPGGRGQGIRAFSDCSQDELDGSYQRLILHHILEKEHRGILTGAPLTDVDIILKAGRAHLKHTEGGDFREAVYRAVRQGLEKAETILLEPWYRFEIEVPEGLSGKVMMDIQKRNGTFLPPESGNGRTVICGRGPVSEFMEYPLELASLSRGDGTALFQPDGYAPCHDQEEAAAASGYVKERDLENPSCSIFCSHGAGYEVKWYDVDRMRHIKG; from the coding sequence ATGGATACGGTAGTGGGAATGCTGGCTCATGTGGACGCCGGAAAGACGACTCTTACAGAAGCTATGCTCTATGAAGCGGGAATGATACGGAAACGGGGCAGGGTGGACCGCGGAGACGCCTTTTTGGACAGCAGCCGGATAGAGCGGGAGAGAGGAATCACGGTCTTTTCCCGCCAGGCAGCGCTCGATTTCGGCGGAAGGAGTTTCATACTGCTGGATACTCCGGGACATGTGGATTTTGCCGGAGAGATGGAACGGGTTTTGGACATCCTGGATTATGGAATTTTGGTAGTGGATGGAAACGCCGGGATACAGGGGCATACAAAGACCATTTGGAGACTTCTTAAAAAAAAGGGGCTTCCGGTGTTTCTATTCATTAATAAGATGGACAGGGAAGGCATCGGAGAAAAAGCCATATTGAAACAGCTGGAGACAGCTTTTGGAGCCGGGTTCGTACCGGCTTCTTTGGCTGCGGCGGAGGACGGGCAGATCCGGTTTTCAGAAGAAATGAAAGAGGAGATTACGTCCCTTGAAGATGAGGTGCTGGAAGAATATCTGGAAGGGAAGATATCAGAGCTCCGGTGGCTGGAGATTTTCCGCAGACAGATAAGAGAACGGCTGGCATACCCGTGTCTGTTTGGCGCGGCGCTGTCCGGGGACGGCGTGCCGGAGCTGCTGTCGCTCCTTGCGGCGTGTACAGATCAAAAGGAAGAATCCCCTGATTTTGGCGCAAAGGTATATAAGATCCTTCACGATGATCAGGGGAACCGGATCACGTTTCTGCGGCTGACGGGCGGAATGCTTCATGTGAAGGATATCATACGTTTTAAGGGGGAAAAAGAGGAGGAAAAAGTCAATCAGATCCGCCTTTACAGCGGAGACCGGTATCAGACTGTACAGGAAATCCGCGCCGGCACAGTGGCCGGGGTCACGGGACTTACAAGGACCCGGCCGGGACAGGGACTGGGGTACGAGGAGGACGGCGGGCCGTACCTCCTGTGCCCTGTGATGGCAGTCCAGGTGTTGGTCAAAGACGGCACAGATAGTTTGACAGCCCTCAAATATCTCCATATTCTGGAGGAAGAGGAGCCAGGCCTCGCTATCCGGTATCAAAGAGAAACAGGAGAAATCCAGGCATCTGTCATGGGGACCGTCCAGCTGGAGATCCTGAAAGCGCTTATCATGGAACGGTTCCATATGGAAATAGAATTCGGCCCGTGCCGGGTTCTGTACCAGGAGACGATCGCTGGGCCGGTGATGGGCTATGGCCATTATGAACCTCTGCGTCATTATGCGGAGGTTCACCTTCTGCTGCGGCCGGGAGGAAGAGGACAGGGGATAAGGGCTTTTTCAGACTGTAGTCAGGATGAGCTGGACGGCAGCTATCAGCGCCTGATCCTTCACCATATTCTGGAAAAAGAACACAGAGGAATCCTGACTGGGGCGCCGCTTACCGATGTGGATATCATCCTGAAAGCAGGGCGGGCCCATCTGAAGCACACAGAGGGCGGTGATTTCCGGGAGGCAGTATACCGGGCGGTGAGGCAGGGGCTGGAGAAGGCGGAGACGATTCTTTTGGAGCCCTGGTACCGCTTTGAGATTGAAGTACCGGAAGGGCTGTCCGGTAAAGTGATGATGGATATTCAAAAACGAAACGGAACATTTTTACCTCCGGAATCTGGGAACGGAAGGACGGTCATATGCGGCAGGGGGCCCGTGTCGGAGTTCATGGAATATCCTCTGGAGCTGGCTTCTTTGAGCAGAGGAGACGGCACCGCTTTGTTTCAGCCGGACGGATATGCGCCCTGTCATGATCAGGAGGAGGCGGCAGCCGCCTCAGGCTACGTAAAGGAGCGGGATCTGGAAAATCCGTCCTGCTCTATATTCTGCTCCCATGGGGCGGGATATGAAGTGAAATGGTACGATGTGGACCGGATGCGGCACATAAAAGGATGA
- a CDS encoding MATE family efflux transporter, with amino-acid sequence MFSKRDLRRLLIPLIVEQFLAVLVGMVDVVMVAGVGEAAVSGVSLVDAINLLLIQLLGAMATGGAVVAGQYLGCKNEERACRAANQLLLVTTVISAAIMVIALVGNRVILSVIFGKIDADVMADASLYFYITSLSFPFLAMYNSCAALYRAMGNSKVSMKTSLVMNGINIAGNAIGVYVLRVGVAGVAVPTLISRMVAAVIMLVIIRNEKNQVHVDKHLRLGYEPDMIRQILRIGIPSGMESSMFQLGKIMVQSLVSSLGTVAIAGFAVATNLASIEYLPGQAIGLGLVTVASQCVGAKEFGQVKEYTKKLVLLDYSILIGIIVVIDLLHKPIIGIYNLSPEAAAIAAGLIVFHGFAMLFWPPAFIVPNALRAASDVTFTMVIAVASMWLFRICLAYLMVKVFHTGVIGIWIAMSVDWIFRFVVFLWRMISGKWIRHGSDERLKRKTV; translated from the coding sequence ATGTTTTCAAAGAGGGATTTAAGGAGGCTGCTGATACCGCTGATCGTGGAGCAGTTCCTCGCGGTGCTGGTAGGAATGGTGGATGTAGTCATGGTGGCAGGAGTCGGAGAGGCAGCCGTGTCCGGTGTGTCCCTGGTGGATGCCATCAATCTGCTCCTGATACAGCTTTTGGGTGCGATGGCCACCGGAGGCGCAGTTGTAGCCGGCCAATACTTGGGCTGCAAAAATGAAGAGCGGGCCTGCCGGGCGGCGAATCAGCTTTTGCTTGTGACCACGGTAATCTCCGCGGCGATCATGGTGATCGCTCTCGTGGGGAACCGGGTCATTTTAAGCGTCATATTCGGTAAAATCGACGCGGACGTAATGGCAGATGCCAGCCTGTATTTTTATATTACTTCTCTTTCTTTCCCTTTTCTGGCCATGTATAATTCCTGCGCGGCCCTTTACCGGGCCATGGGTAATTCCAAGGTATCCATGAAGACCTCTCTGGTCATGAATGGGATCAACATTGCGGGAAATGCCATAGGTGTCTATGTGCTGCGTGTCGGCGTGGCAGGCGTGGCCGTTCCGACTTTGATCTCCCGTATGGTCGCCGCGGTCATCATGCTTGTTATCATACGAAATGAAAAAAATCAGGTACATGTGGACAAGCATCTCAGACTGGGCTATGAACCGGACATGATCAGGCAGATCTTAAGGATAGGGATTCCCAGCGGCATGGAGAGCAGTATGTTCCAATTGGGAAAGATCATGGTCCAGAGCCTCGTGTCTTCTTTGGGAACCGTCGCCATAGCCGGTTTCGCAGTGGCCACAAATCTGGCCAGCATCGAATATCTGCCGGGACAGGCCATCGGACTGGGACTTGTGACGGTGGCATCTCAGTGCGTAGGAGCAAAAGAATTCGGCCAGGTCAAGGAATATACGAAGAAGCTGGTGCTTCTGGATTATTCCATCCTGATCGGGATTATCGTCGTGATCGACCTGCTGCATAAGCCGATCATCGGTATATATAATCTGTCCCCGGAAGCGGCAGCCATCGCTGCAGGCCTGATCGTATTCCATGGGTTCGCCATGTTATTTTGGCCTCCGGCCTTTATTGTGCCCAATGCGCTGCGGGCGGCGTCAGATGTGACATTTACCATGGTGATCGCCGTGGCCTCCATGTGGCTTTTCCGGATATGTCTCGCATATCTGATGGTAAAGGTTTTCCATACGGGAGTCATCGGGATTTGGATAGCCATGAGTGTCGATTGGATCTTCCGGTTTGTCGTGTTCCTGTGGAGGATGATAAGCGGGAAATGGATCCGTCATGGCTCGGATGAACGGCTGAAACGAAAAACAGTATGA
- the thiE gene encoding thiamine phosphate synthase: protein MRLLKERGILYVIVDCRSGLSPIEEVLNAGVDLLQLREKGLTSAEYLKRAKAVKALCRKYRTPFIVNDRIDIALLSDADGVHLGADDVPVDEARHVLGDGLIIGATAKTVSQAVSAEQMGADYIGSGAFFRTETKSDAMPISPDTYRQILASISIPDVAIGGITVENCGFPLSLGADGLAIAAGIMKSGNISESVRTFRKALAAQ from the coding sequence ATGAGACTTTTAAAAGAACGAGGGATACTCTATGTGATCGTGGACTGCCGAAGCGGACTTTCGCCCATCGAAGAAGTGCTGAACGCAGGCGTCGATCTGCTTCAGCTGAGAGAAAAAGGACTGACCTCCGCAGAATATCTGAAACGTGCCAAAGCCGTAAAAGCCCTTTGCAGAAAATACAGAACTCCTTTTATCGTAAATGACCGCATTGATATCGCCCTTCTGTCTGACGCCGACGGCGTACACCTGGGCGCCGATGACGTACCTGTAGATGAAGCAAGGCACGTTTTGGGAGACGGTCTCATTATCGGCGCAACTGCCAAAACCGTATCCCAGGCAGTATCAGCCGAACAGATGGGGGCTGATTATATCGGCAGCGGCGCCTTTTTCCGGACAGAAACGAAATCCGACGCCATGCCCATCTCCCCGGACACTTACCGGCAGATCCTCGCTTCCATATCCATTCCCGACGTGGCAATCGGCGGGATTACTGTGGAAAACTGCGGATTTCCTCTTTCTCTCGGGGCAGACGGACTGGCCATAGCGGCCGGCATCATGAAATCCGGAAATATCAGCGAATCCGTCCGAACGTTCCGGAAAGCACTTGCCGCGCAGTAA
- a CDS encoding hydroxyethylthiazole kinase, translating into MTQNDQISKILELWQALPETKPLVHVIANQVSAAFCADAMSASGARPVMAVSSLETGEITEHAGSFVANLGQPSPEKEAAVRESLLSAARNRIPVILDPVGAGASVYRHQLASSLLSLPWKGIIKGNASEIHTLCTGQLTHQGVDSVGFDSPELSPLADPLFSGRILAVTGKEDCILDDDRRIILSHPAPLSHAIVGTGCAAGCLCGCFAALTEDLFLAAAAGLSFFSYAQFRVDVLEGYGSSKLHLLDALSRTEADGFKRYLQTILIYQSGGKTI; encoded by the coding sequence ATGACACAGAATGATCAGATTTCCAAAATCCTGGAGCTTTGGCAGGCTCTCCCAGAGACTAAGCCTCTGGTCCATGTGATCGCCAATCAAGTTTCGGCGGCCTTCTGCGCAGATGCCATGTCCGCTTCCGGCGCGAGGCCGGTCATGGCTGTTTCTTCTCTGGAGACCGGCGAGATCACAGAGCATGCTGGCTCCTTTGTCGCAAACCTGGGGCAGCCCTCGCCGGAAAAAGAAGCGGCGGTCCGGGAGTCCCTGCTCTCCGCCGCTCGGAACAGGATTCCTGTCATACTGGATCCGGTGGGAGCCGGCGCATCCGTATATCGGCATCAATTGGCCAGTTCCCTCCTGTCTCTCCCCTGGAAAGGCATCATAAAAGGAAACGCGTCTGAAATCCACACCCTCTGCACCGGACAGCTCACTCATCAGGGAGTGGATTCTGTCGGCTTCGATTCTCCGGAACTCTCCCCCCTCGCCGATCCGCTGTTTTCCGGAAGGATTCTGGCTGTCACGGGGAAAGAGGACTGCATCCTTGACGATGATCGGAGAATCATCCTTTCACATCCTGCTCCTCTCTCCCATGCCATTGTCGGGACGGGATGCGCAGCAGGCTGTCTGTGCGGATGCTTCGCGGCGCTCACGGAGGATCTTTTTCTGGCCGCTGCCGCGGGACTGAGCTTTTTCAGCTATGCCCAATTCCGTGTGGATGTCCTAGAAGGCTACGGCTCCTCCAAGCTTCATCTGCTGGACGCTCTCAGCCGGACTGAAGCAGACGGTTTTAAACGGTATCTGCAGACAATCCTCATCTATCAGTCAGGAGGAAAAACAATATGA
- the thiD gene encoding bifunctional hydroxymethylpyrimidine kinase/phosphomethylpyrimidine kinase, whose protein sequence is MKRSTVLTIAGSDPSGGAGIQADLKTMTAFGCYGMSAITAITVQNTTGVTRVETLDPGLVSAQLDAVFTDIRPDAVKIGMVSCKETIRVIAEKLTEYHAQNIVMDPVMVSTSGHRLMEPDAMDTLIRVLLPLADLSTPNLPEGEALSGLTIASGTDMPCAARKIYDATGHPVLLKGGHLDGCADDLLWNGREEIWLRGRQIKTKNSHGTGCTLSSAIASGLALGLSLESAVREAKTYLSGALAAGLELGNGRGPVDHCFRIEWGPRHDTE, encoded by the coding sequence ATGAAACGCAGTACTGTATTGACGATCGCCGGCTCTGACCCCAGCGGAGGCGCCGGAATCCAGGCAGACTTAAAGACCATGACAGCATTTGGATGCTACGGGATGTCCGCCATCACGGCGATCACCGTTCAGAATACTACCGGCGTCACCCGCGTGGAAACCTTAGACCCCGGCCTGGTAAGCGCTCAGCTGGACGCCGTCTTCACCGATATCCGTCCCGACGCCGTAAAAATCGGCATGGTTTCCTGTAAAGAAACCATACGAGTGATCGCGGAAAAACTGACAGAATACCACGCGCAGAATATCGTCATGGATCCGGTCATGGTATCCACCAGCGGGCATCGGCTGATGGAGCCGGACGCGATGGATACCCTGATACGAGTTCTCCTTCCCCTGGCCGACTTAAGCACGCCTAATCTTCCGGAGGGGGAAGCCCTCTCCGGCCTGACCATCGCGTCGGGAACTGATATGCCCTGCGCCGCGCGGAAAATCTACGATGCCACCGGCCACCCTGTCCTGTTAAAAGGGGGGCATTTGGACGGCTGCGCCGACGATCTGCTATGGAACGGCAGAGAAGAGATATGGTTACGCGGCCGTCAGATAAAGACCAAGAACAGCCACGGAACCGGCTGTACGCTGTCCTCCGCCATCGCCTCCGGCTTAGCCCTGGGCCTTTCTCTGGAAAGCGCCGTCCGGGAAGCCAAGACCTATCTTTCCGGCGCGCTGGCCGCCGGTCTGGAGCTTGGGAATGGACGCGGTCCCGTGGATCATTGTTTTCGTATAGAATGGGGTCCCCGTCATGACACAGAATGA
- the thiW gene encoding energy coupling factor transporter S component ThiW — translation MRPNIKKLAVGGMLVALTVALSGFYIPIGASKCYPVQHLVNILCAVFLGPSYGVASAFCSSLIRNLMGTGSLLAFPGSMVGALLAGLLYKKSKKLIFAYVGELFGTGILGGILCFPVASFLMGKTVAVFAFVLPFFLSSLAGTCIAVILTGALYKSGLLENLQRSLKGGALS, via the coding sequence ATGAGACCCAATATTAAAAAGCTGGCCGTGGGCGGCATGCTGGTCGCCCTGACCGTCGCACTTTCAGGATTCTATATTCCCATTGGCGCATCCAAATGCTATCCGGTCCAGCATCTGGTGAATATCCTGTGCGCCGTTTTTCTCGGCCCCTCTTACGGGGTGGCGTCCGCTTTCTGCTCTTCCCTCATCCGGAATCTGATGGGGACAGGAAGCCTCCTGGCTTTCCCCGGAAGTATGGTGGGCGCCCTTCTGGCAGGCCTTCTGTACAAAAAAAGCAAAAAACTCATTTTCGCTTATGTGGGAGAGCTTTTCGGCACAGGTATCCTGGGAGGAATCCTGTGCTTCCCTGTGGCCTCTTTTCTCATGGGAAAAACCGTAGCCGTATTTGCTTTTGTGCTGCCTTTTTTCCTGAGTTCCCTGGCGGGCACCTGTATAGCCGTTATCCTGACGGGAGCCCTCTATAAATCGGGGCTGCTTGAAAATCTTCAGCGCAGTCTGAAAGGAGGCGCTCTATCATGA
- the thiC gene encoding phosphomethylpyrimidine synthase ThiC, translated as MNYTTQMDAARKGIVTKEMEIVAKKEQMEIPELLRLMAEGKVIIPANKLHTCIEPNAIGSMLKTKINVNLGTSRDCVDLNKELEKVNDAVKMGAEAIMDLSSFGKTQEFRRKLTHECPAIIGTVPIYDAVVYYHKPLKEITSQEWLDIVKMHAEDGVDFMTIHCGINKNTADRFKDNKRLTNIVSRGGSIIFAWMEMTGNENPYFEHYDEILDICQEYDITLSLGDACRPGCLADASDISQIEELITLGELTRRAWEKNVQVMIEGPGHMPLDQIEANMRIQKTICKGAPFYVLGPLVTDIAPGYDHITAAIGGAIAATYGAAFLCYVTPAEHLRLPDVDDVKEGIIASKIAAHAADIAKGVKGASDWDYAMSTARKKLDWEKMFELSIDPEKARRYRASAKPEKEDTCSMCGNFCAVKNMNRILDGEIVSIYDE; from the coding sequence ATGAACTACACAACACAGATGGATGCCGCCAGAAAAGGCATCGTCACCAAAGAAATGGAAATCGTCGCAAAAAAGGAACAGATGGAGATTCCGGAGCTTCTCCGGCTGATGGCCGAGGGAAAGGTCATCATTCCCGCCAACAAGCTCCACACCTGCATTGAGCCCAATGCTATAGGTTCCATGTTAAAGACCAAGATCAATGTAAATCTCGGAACTTCCAGGGATTGTGTGGATCTGAATAAAGAGCTGGAAAAAGTGAATGACGCCGTGAAAATGGGCGCGGAAGCCATCATGGATCTGAGTTCCTTCGGAAAGACCCAAGAATTCCGCCGCAAGCTGACGCATGAATGCCCGGCCATCATCGGCACTGTTCCCATTTACGACGCCGTCGTATATTACCATAAACCCCTCAAGGAGATCACCTCCCAGGAATGGCTGGACATTGTAAAAATGCACGCGGAGGACGGCGTGGATTTCATGACCATTCACTGCGGCATCAACAAAAACACCGCAGACCGTTTTAAGGACAACAAGCGCCTGACCAATATTGTCTCCCGCGGCGGCTCCATCATCTTCGCATGGATGGAAATGACAGGAAATGAAAACCCTTACTTCGAGCATTACGACGAAATCCTGGATATCTGCCAGGAATATGACATAACACTGAGCCTGGGGGATGCCTGCCGTCCCGGCTGTCTTGCCGACGCTTCTGATATCTCTCAGATTGAAGAACTCATCACCCTCGGCGAGCTGACCAGAAGAGCCTGGGAGAAAAATGTCCAGGTCATGATCGAAGGCCCCGGCCATATGCCCCTTGACCAGATAGAAGCCAATATGAGGATCCAGAAGACCATCTGTAAGGGCGCGCCTTTTTATGTACTCGGGCCGCTGGTCACGGATATCGCTCCCGGTTATGACCACATCACCGCAGCCATCGGCGGGGCCATCGCCGCCACCTACGGCGCGGCGTTCCTCTGCTATGTGACTCCGGCCGAGCATCTCCGCCTTCCCGATGTGGATGACGTAAAGGAAGGTATTATCGCTTCCAAGATTGCCGCCCACGCCGCAGACATCGCCAAGGGAGTCAAGGGCGCCTCTGACTGGGACTATGCCATGAGCACAGCCAGAAAGAAGCTGGATTGGGAGAAAATGTTTGAATTGTCCATCGATCCGGAAAAGGCCCGCCGCTACCGTGCGTCCGCCAAGCCGGAAAAAGAAGATACCTGCTCCATGTGCGGCAATTTCTGTGCCGTCAAGAATATGAACCGCATCCTCGACGGAGAGATCGTCAGCATTTATGACGAATGA
- a CDS encoding 3-dehydroquinate synthase II, which yields MIPKSILLYFITAMCRKCVLPPELTLVMGISLCYTETMENQKKEWMAERQLTKITRLLKLGTGVRVELDFIDALSEEEGILIGNTCKGFVKAMSENREVDTYPRRVFRVNAGALHQYVYMRDGVTKYLAEVEPGDELTVFSPDGFRTAFVGRVKKEKRPLWRIELENGISATVQEADSVYLEGSGSPSAFAGLSEGDSLASYPAEPSGRHKGEAVAEYIEEL from the coding sequence ATGATTCCAAAAAGTATTTTATTATATTTTATCACAGCTATGTGTAGGAAATGTGTTCTGCCTCCGGAACTCACTCTGGTAATGGGAATTTCTTTGTGCTATACTGAGACCATGGAAAATCAAAAAAAGGAATGGATGGCGGAACGGCAGCTGACAAAAATAACAAGGCTTTTAAAGCTGGGAACGGGAGTCCGGGTGGAGCTGGATTTTATTGACGCCCTGTCTGAGGAGGAGGGCATATTGATCGGAAATACCTGCAAAGGTTTCGTAAAAGCCATGTCGGAAAACCGGGAAGTGGATACTTATCCCAGACGTGTGTTCCGGGTAAATGCCGGCGCTCTCCATCAGTATGTTTATATGCGGGACGGGGTGACAAAATATCTGGCAGAAGTGGAGCCGGGAGATGAGCTCACGGTGTTTTCACCGGACGGCTTCCGGACGGCATTTGTCGGGCGCGTGAAAAAAGAAAAGAGGCCTCTGTGGAGGATCGAGCTGGAAAACGGCATATCTGCCACAGTTCAGGAGGCTGACAGCGTTTATCTGGAAGGGAGCGGGAGTCCTTCAGCATTTGCGGGGCTTTCAGAGGGCGACAGTCTGGCCTCTTATCCGGCAGAACCCAGCGGGCGTCACAAAGGCGAGGCTGTGGCAGAGTATATAGAAGAACTGTAA
- a CDS encoding VOC family protein, whose protein sequence is MKFRFVHNNINVYDLERSMDFYKKALGLTETRRIEKEDGSFIIVYLGDGQTSHLLELTWLRDMDRPYNLGDNEIHLAFQADDFEAAHEKHREMGCICFENPSMGIYFIEDPDGYWLEIIPEKR, encoded by the coding sequence ATGAAATTCAGATTTGTGCATAACAATATTAACGTATATGATCTGGAAAGATCCATGGATTTTTATAAAAAGGCTTTGGGACTCACGGAAACGAGAAGGATTGAAAAGGAAGACGGAAGCTTTATCATTGTCTATCTGGGCGACGGACAGACCAGCCATCTTCTGGAGCTGACCTGGCTTCGGGACATGGACAGGCCTTATAACCTGGGAGACAATGAAATCCATCTCGCGTTCCAGGCGGATGATTTTGAGGCGGCTCATGAAAAGCACAGAGAAATGGGATGCATCTGTTTTGAAAACCCGTCCATGGGAATCTACTTCATTGAAGACCCGGACGGATACTGGCTGGAGATCATACCGGAGAAAAGATAA
- a CDS encoding Mur ligase family protein — MKGTISDLIILLEQEGLLIEASKEAGCLSPDSLTTNSREAGPGAFFICKGFTFKKEYLEMAAEKGSVLYMAETDFGGILPHILVKDIRKASSIAARWFYENPGDEMFVTGITGTKGKTTTAYILKSILDAGAPGRTAVFSTMEVNTGKTSRLSHLTTPEPVELQSYFREAKDNGCDHVVMEVSSQAMKLSRVYGQHFPIGIFLNVDEDHIGEKEHASLEEYVSCKISFLSQCDTVIVNKETRFFDKVMAGCAGKRVLLYGHDETCDGVIRNIEVSAGGSRFELGYKGRWYAFESSLVGRFNVENLTAAILAAFVMGIGPGTIAEGIRHIHIPGRMMLMEYGGFHIVVDYAHNYLSFLNLYKAVQETFAPNHIHSVFGCAGERSPIRKRDMGILADKYADFVYLTADDPGYEDVAEICLEVQSHIKKPCRIIPDREQAVQAALDAAEPGDVVILAGKGAEVTQRVRDSYEPYISDAKAAQKWMAEKQRDRV; from the coding sequence ATGAAGGGTACCATAAGTGATTTGATCATACTGCTGGAGCAGGAGGGACTGCTCATAGAGGCTTCCAAGGAGGCGGGATGCCTTTCGCCTGATTCCCTGACTACGAATTCCAGGGAAGCGGGCCCGGGAGCCTTTTTTATCTGCAAGGGCTTTACATTTAAAAAAGAATATCTGGAGATGGCGGCTGAAAAAGGCTCCGTCCTTTATATGGCGGAGACGGACTTCGGCGGCATCCTGCCTCATATCCTGGTTAAGGATATCCGGAAAGCGTCGTCAATCGCGGCAAGATGGTTTTATGAGAATCCCGGGGATGAGATGTTCGTCACCGGAATCACGGGGACAAAAGGAAAAACTACAACGGCTTACATTTTAAAGTCAATTCTGGATGCGGGGGCTCCCGGACGGACGGCTGTCTTTTCCACGATGGAGGTCAACACAGGAAAGACGTCCCGACTGAGCCATCTGACTACTCCGGAGCCGGTCGAGCTTCAGTCTTATTTTCGGGAAGCGAAGGACAATGGATGTGATCACGTGGTAATGGAGGTGTCCTCTCAAGCCATGAAATTATCGCGTGTATACGGGCAGCATTTTCCCATTGGGATTTTTCTGAATGTGGATGAGGACCATATCGGAGAAAAGGAGCATGCGAGCCTTGAGGAATATGTGAGCTGTAAAATATCCTTTTTATCTCAGTGCGATACCGTTATAGTGAATAAAGAAACCAGGTTTTTCGACAAGGTCATGGCGGGATGTGCAGGAAAACGGGTACTGTTATATGGACACGACGAGACGTGTGACGGTGTGATACGGAACATAGAGGTCAGCGCCGGCGGGAGCCGTTTCGAGCTGGGATACAAAGGCAGGTGGTACGCCTTTGAAAGCAGCCTGGTCGGACGGTTCAATGTGGAGAACCTGACGGCGGCGATACTGGCGGCCTTTGTCATGGGCATCGGCCCGGGGACCATTGCGGAGGGAATCCGTCATATCCATATTCCGGGGAGGATGATGCTGATGGAATACGGCGGGTTTCACATTGTAGTGGACTACGCCCATAATTACTTAAGCTTTTTGAATTTATATAAAGCGGTGCAGGAAACGTTTGCCCCGAATCATATCCATTCGGTGTTCGGATGTGCCGGCGAGCGTTCTCCCATTAGAAAGCGGGACATGGGGATATTGGCGGACAAGTATGCGGATTTTGTATATCTGACGGCGGATGATCCGGGCTATGAGGATGTGGCGGAGATATGTCTCGAGGTTCAGTCCCATATCAAGAAACCGTGCAGGATAATCCCGGACCGGGAACAGGCCGTCCAGGCGGCTCTGGACGCGGCGGAGCCGGGTGACGTGGTGATACTGGCCGGGAAAGGCGCCGAGGTAACCCAGCGTGTGCGGGATTCCTATGAGCCGTATATATCGGACGCGAAAGCGGCACAGAAATGGATGGCTGAAAAACAGCGGGACCGTGTCTGA
- a CDS encoding putative ABC transporter permease: protein MAFKRPFKPKTKDADCNFYKIFWIYIIGGILGCLAETIWCYFAFGGYSNRSSNLFFPMSNVWGAGCALFSILLHNNQNSKPFHLFIKGYIFGGAFEFLCGFVCQIVLGVTFWDYSGIPLSIGNYVNLVFCAFWGLVAIAWAKWIYPFLSRLLEKVPQKKRRFATRCTVCLVVFTSVISCLALIRMSERHKNIPPRNFLERHLDQYYPDRLLGSTFPKMKYLDTGEYIKDLP from the coding sequence ATGGCTTTCAAACGTCCATTTAAACCAAAAACAAAAGATGCAGACTGTAACTTTTACAAAATCTTCTGGATCTATATAATCGGCGGCATCCTGGGATGCCTGGCAGAAACTATCTGGTGTTATTTCGCCTTTGGCGGATACTCCAACAGGAGCAGCAATCTGTTTTTCCCCATGAGCAATGTCTGGGGAGCCGGCTGCGCCCTGTTCAGTATCCTGCTGCACAACAATCAAAATTCAAAGCCTTTCCATCTGTTTATCAAAGGCTATATATTTGGCGGTGCATTTGAATTTTTGTGCGGTTTCGTCTGCCAGATCGTGCTGGGTGTCACGTTCTGGGATTATTCCGGTATACCGCTCTCCATCGGAAACTATGTAAACCTGGTCTTCTGTGCTTTCTGGGGTTTGGTGGCCATTGCCTGGGCCAAATGGATCTATCCGTTCCTGTCCAGGCTTCTGGAGAAGGTCCCGCAAAAGAAGCGGCGGTTCGCCACCCGGTGTACCGTATGCCTGGTGGTATTCACTTCGGTCATCTCCTGCCTGGCGCTCATCCGCATGAGCGAACGGCATAAGAATATACCGCCCAGGAATTTCCTGGAACGTCACCTGGATCAATACTATCCGGATCGTCTGCTGGGAAGCACCTTCCCGAAAATGAAATATCTGGATACCGGGGAATACATAAAAGATCTGCCATAA